In Bacillus sp. DX3.1, the following proteins share a genomic window:
- a CDS encoding cytochrome c biogenesis protein CcdA: MNAADLTIWLVVGAGILSFVSPCSLPLYPSYLSYITGVSIQDLKENRGMMQKSALMHTLFFMIGFSIIFYALGLSVSWIGVTFASNQQLIQQIGGIFIVVMGLFMIGLIQPKWLMSEKKIHYKSKSTGYVRSIFVGMTYAAGWTPCVGPIFSAVLMLGATNPDQALLYITAYTLGFAVPFFVMAFFIGKIKWIVTYANVMMKVGGGMMIITGVLLYTNQMTKITAFFIRLFGGFTGF; encoded by the coding sequence ATGAACGCAGCAGATTTGACGATATGGCTTGTAGTAGGGGCGGGGATTCTTTCATTCGTATCACCATGTTCTTTGCCGCTATATCCATCTTATTTATCGTATATTACAGGGGTTTCGATTCAAGATTTAAAAGAAAATCGTGGCATGATGCAAAAGTCGGCACTTATGCACACTTTGTTTTTTATGATTGGATTTTCCATTATATTTTACGCTTTAGGCTTATCCGTTAGCTGGATTGGTGTAACGTTTGCTTCTAACCAGCAGCTTATCCAGCAAATTGGTGGTATTTTTATTGTGGTAATGGGTTTATTTATGATTGGGCTCATTCAACCGAAATGGCTTATGTCAGAGAAGAAAATTCATTATAAAAGTAAATCGACAGGATATGTACGCTCCATTTTTGTTGGTATGACATATGCAGCAGGGTGGACGCCATGTGTAGGGCCAATCTTCTCTGCAGTATTAATGCTTGGGGCGACAAACCCAGATCAAGCGCTTCTATATATTACGGCATATACACTTGGTTTTGCGGTTCCATTCTTTGTTATGGCATTCTTCATTGGAAAGATAAAATGGATTGTTACATATGCGAACGTTATGATGAAAGTCGGCGGTGGGATGATGATCATCACAGGGGTGTTACTTTATACGAATCAGATGACGAAAATTACTGCCTTCTTTATTCGTTTATTTGGTGGATTTACAGGATTTTAA
- a CDS encoding TlpA disulfide reductase family protein, translating into MKKLIAVILAGALIWAGVNFYNSKQEEKERKEKQAAQQKKEVLPQPGFKAPKITLKGLDGKLHSLNDAKGKPYIINFWASWCGPCEMEAPDLVRLYDKYRGDIEIFAVNATVGDPVQEAQAFSERFGFEFPVLLDLDGVAGIDYKVFSLPTTFFVDKDGIIVDQARGVLPPDQLEKKFKQLIEK; encoded by the coding sequence TTGAAAAAATTAATCGCAGTAATACTTGCTGGTGCTCTTATATGGGCAGGTGTTAACTTTTACAATTCAAAACAAGAAGAAAAGGAACGAAAAGAAAAGCAGGCAGCTCAGCAAAAGAAAGAAGTATTACCACAGCCAGGATTTAAAGCGCCAAAAATTACGCTAAAAGGTTTGGATGGAAAGTTACATTCGTTAAATGATGCAAAAGGAAAACCATATATCATCAACTTTTGGGCATCATGGTGTGGGCCTTGTGAGATGGAAGCTCCGGACTTAGTTCGACTGTATGATAAGTATAGAGGAGATATTGAAATCTTTGCAGTGAATGCAACGGTTGGGGATCCAGTACAAGAGGCACAAGCATTTTCAGAGCGTTTCGGATTTGAATTTCCTGTTTTACTAGATTTAGATGGAGTAGCGGGAATCGACTATAAAGTATTTTCATTGCCAACGACATTTTTTGTCGATAAAGACGGCATCATTGTCGATCAAGCACGAGGTGTATTACCTCCAGATCAGTTGGAAAAGAAATTTAAGCAGTTAATTGAGAAGTAA
- a CDS encoding diacylglyceryl transferase produces the protein MMEWMMKIQPISPILGSLLGLILMKLKLKKQCIPHETMMDVVTNGFMIIVVTWKFAPAILNPGWTIQSPLQALLTAGDVKHIVIGSLIASGYVVWKSKKADFSIRVLLDILPFGIVSILILYSLFHSQFGTRTTMPWGMRIYDSKFLYHPIYIYEIIIAIFMLGWLWKQKDVLGSGKYISYFLIAEGIVHIFISLISEQIPFLLGLSLQQLFIFIVISTGIVLFPKK, from the coding sequence ATGATGGAATGGATGATGAAAATACAGCCGATTTCTCCCATATTAGGAAGCTTACTTGGACTTATATTGATGAAATTAAAATTGAAAAAACAGTGTATTCCGCATGAAACAATGATGGATGTGGTAACGAATGGTTTCATGATTATAGTAGTAACATGGAAATTTGCACCAGCAATTTTGAATCCGGGATGGACCATTCAATCTCCGCTCCAAGCATTGCTAACTGCCGGAGATGTGAAGCATATTGTAATAGGAAGTTTAATCGCAAGTGGATATGTAGTATGGAAAAGTAAAAAGGCTGATTTTTCGATTCGTGTATTACTAGATATACTGCCTTTTGGAATCGTAAGTATCCTCATTTTATATTCTCTATTTCACTCGCAATTTGGCACGAGAACGACAATGCCATGGGGTATGAGAATATATGATTCAAAGTTTTTGTATCATCCCATTTACATCTATGAAATTATAATTGCCATTTTTATGCTAGGGTGGTTATGGAAACAAAAAGATGTGCTAGGTAGTGGGAAATATATAAGCTATTTTCTCATTGCAGAGGGGATCGTACATATTTTTATCTCATTGATAAGCGAACAAATTCCATTTCTACTAGGGTTATCCTTACAACAGTTGTTCATATTTATTGTGATCAGTACAGGTATTGTATTATTTCCGAAAAAATAA
- a CDS encoding DUF3995 domain-containing protein: MTSFLIILCAGILVLISLIHMYWGFGGSWASKVVLPMKKDSEEYAFVPRKAGTFMVAIAVLFFAIVLLAQRGYISFWSASRITKWGCILLAVIFFIRAVGDRKYVGIFKKVKGTQFSMYDTWVYSPLCLFIALTFVVAIYSN, translated from the coding sequence ATGACATCATTTCTAATTATTTTATGTGCCGGCATACTTGTGTTAATCAGTCTCATTCATATGTACTGGGGGTTTGGAGGATCTTGGGCAAGTAAAGTTGTCCTTCCCATGAAAAAAGATAGTGAAGAATATGCTTTTGTTCCGCGGAAGGCGGGGACTTTTATGGTGGCGATTGCGGTTCTATTTTTTGCTATTGTGTTATTAGCACAGCGTGGATACATATCTTTTTGGAGTGCGAGTCGTATAACAAAATGGGGCTGTATCTTGTTGGCGGTGATCTTCTTTATACGTGCAGTTGGTGATAGGAAGTATGTTGGAATTTTCAAGAAGGTAAAGGGAACGCAATTTTCGATGTATGATACGTGGGTATATAGCCCACTTTGTCTATTTATAGCACTTACTTTTGTAGTTGCGATTTATAGTAACTGA
- a CDS encoding DUF445 domain-containing protein, which translates to MSIQSKYLAGISLGVMGVGFAATIPFQGTMIGALAQGGFEAGLVGGLADWFAVTALFRHPMGIPIPHTALLPKNRKRITKGLVSTLENDWLTKESITNKIKEMQLAETVLHIAERELHSDAVKKGIVTIAEKAILQIDTKQLAAVVEKELKTYLHTINTGYILRVLVDQMIEKEYDEKTLDYMLVKAKEWTAQEEARHQLGNLGMKAMENIKVEGFLQFTLKSFMNIVDEEKIGSILQKFIISNISSLQNTDNSTRQLVLTKIRQELTSVKENEAVLKEIENWKENWIADWNAAEKITELLGQAQGRAVAFIQNEEFANKYLFPFLTSQMKKIKEDPATVQKMEEWLQKQIVNLVESNHSKIGKLVQENLDKLDDQTLIEMIENNVGKDLQWIRVNGAVCGFMIGLILEGLKMVI; encoded by the coding sequence ATGTCAATACAGTCAAAATATTTAGCCGGCATTTCACTTGGGGTGATGGGAGTTGGTTTTGCAGCGACAATTCCATTCCAAGGCACAATGATAGGTGCGCTTGCACAGGGAGGGTTTGAAGCAGGATTAGTAGGTGGACTTGCCGATTGGTTTGCAGTTACAGCACTATTTCGTCATCCGATGGGGATACCAATTCCGCATACAGCACTGCTGCCGAAAAATAGGAAACGGATTACAAAAGGTCTCGTTTCGACACTTGAAAATGATTGGCTTACGAAAGAAAGCATTACAAATAAAATAAAAGAAATGCAGTTGGCAGAAACGGTGTTACACATCGCGGAAAGAGAGCTACATTCCGATGCTGTGAAGAAAGGAATCGTTACAATTGCTGAAAAAGCGATTCTTCAAATTGATACGAAGCAGTTAGCCGCTGTCGTTGAAAAAGAATTAAAGACGTATTTACATACAATCAATACAGGATATATACTTCGAGTACTTGTCGATCAAATGATTGAGAAGGAATATGATGAGAAAACGTTAGATTATATGCTGGTTAAAGCGAAAGAATGGACAGCACAAGAGGAAGCCCGTCATCAACTTGGCAATTTAGGTATGAAGGCGATGGAAAATATAAAAGTAGAGGGTTTCTTGCAGTTTACACTTAAATCTTTTATGAATATTGTTGATGAAGAAAAAATCGGTAGCATTTTGCAAAAGTTTATTATTAGCAATATTAGCAGTTTGCAGAATACTGATAATAGTACGAGACAACTTGTATTAACGAAAATTCGTCAAGAACTCACAAGTGTAAAGGAAAATGAAGCGGTATTAAAGGAAATAGAGAATTGGAAAGAAAACTGGATTGCGGATTGGAATGCTGCCGAGAAAATAACAGAATTGCTAGGACAAGCACAAGGGAGAGCAGTGGCTTTTATTCAAAACGAAGAGTTTGCAAATAAGTATCTTTTTCCGTTCCTAACATCACAAATGAAGAAAATAAAAGAAGACCCAGCAACAGTTCAAAAGATGGAAGAGTGGTTGCAAAAACAAATTGTCAATCTTGTTGAAAGCAATCATTCTAAAATAGGAAAACTTGTTCAAGAAAATCTTGATAAGCTTGATGATCAAACACTTATTGAGATGATTGAAAATAACGTTGGAAAAGATTTGCAGTGGATTCGTGTAAATGGTGCTGTTTGTGGTTTTATGATTGGGTTGATTTTAGAAGGGTTAAAAATGGTTATATAA
- a CDS encoding exosporium protein E yields MRRWRVGTISMGISIISLGCFLLFSIISGMQVFDSFTAWWPLIFIVLGIEILLYVSFSKQEHPIIKYDIFSIFFIGVLGTIGIALYLLLSTGLLEEIRYSISTNEQTNDIPDVQRSIPDTIKKIVVDTSNMPLTIEGTQSSELRLFGTYQIAMDKQEKNKLKQEDFVSICTIDQTMYVILKPLPITSKFFVSEPKITATLTLPQNIDVEIRESQRDITLYPGQLQSNWSIQGKSSVSVYLAKDSDMTLSAVTNKKELQGNMPWEHVEELSKNEDTQSREKQYEEQHEKWYKGTLKFGNGTHHLNVLHTYNLNVNVLEK; encoded by the coding sequence ATGAGAAGATGGCGCGTAGGAACAATATCAATGGGAATTTCTATCATTTCATTAGGCTGTTTTTTATTATTTTCAATTATAAGCGGAATGCAAGTATTTGATAGTTTTACAGCTTGGTGGCCCCTCATTTTCATTGTACTTGGCATTGAAATTTTACTATATGTTTCGTTCTCAAAACAGGAACATCCTATTATTAAATACGATATATTTAGTATTTTCTTTATCGGTGTGCTGGGCACAATTGGTATTGCATTATACCTCTTGCTATCAACAGGTCTACTAGAAGAAATTCGGTATTCGATCAGCACAAACGAACAAACAAATGATATTCCAGACGTGCAGCGTAGCATTCCAGATACCATTAAAAAGATTGTCGTTGATACAAGCAATATGCCACTTACCATTGAAGGAACACAGTCTAGTGAACTCCGTCTATTTGGAACATATCAAATCGCAATGGACAAACAGGAAAAGAACAAACTGAAACAAGAAGATTTCGTTTCAATATGCACAATTGATCAAACGATGTATGTTATCCTTAAACCACTTCCTATTACAAGCAAATTCTTTGTTTCAGAACCAAAGATTACTGCAACTCTTACGCTTCCGCAAAACATAGATGTCGAAATCCGGGAATCACAAAGGGATATTACTCTTTACCCAGGTCAATTGCAAAGTAACTGGTCCATTCAAGGAAAATCAAGTGTATCGGTTTATCTCGCAAAAGATAGTGATATGACATTGTCAGCAGTGACGAATAAAAAGGAATTACAAGGAAATATGCCATGGGAACATGTAGAAGAATTAAGTAAAAACGAAGATACCCAATCAAGAGAGAAACAATACGAAGAACAGCATGAAAAATGGTATAAAGGAACTCTTAAGTTCGGAAATGGTACGCACCATTTAAATGTGCTACATACTTATAACTTAAATGTTAACGTCCTTGAAAAGTAA
- a CDS encoding RNA polymerase sigma factor, whose amino-acid sequence MEEKLLIEKAKQGNEHAFRILVETYRHYIFHVIFSILRHQEDAQDVTQEVFVKIYASLPNYQFRGLKTWMTRIATNHAIDYKRKQARQKEELPLLAEAKENIKSSENIEALILTKEQKSLIEKKMRELPENYRDVVYAHYLEEKSYQDIATQQKAEVKTIEMKLYRARKWIKKHWKEEDFL is encoded by the coding sequence ATTGAAGAGAAACTATTAATTGAAAAAGCAAAGCAAGGAAATGAACATGCTTTTCGTATCCTCGTTGAAACATATCGCCATTATATTTTTCACGTTATCTTTTCTATTTTGAGGCATCAAGAGGATGCGCAAGATGTTACGCAAGAAGTATTCGTAAAAATTTATGCTTCTCTCCCTAATTATCAATTTCGTGGATTGAAAACGTGGATGACGCGGATTGCTACTAATCATGCTATTGATTATAAGAGAAAACAAGCAAGACAAAAAGAAGAGCTTCCCTTGTTAGCCGAAGCAAAGGAAAACATAAAATCCTCGGAAAATATCGAAGCCTTAATACTTACGAAAGAACAAAAATCATTAATTGAGAAAAAAATGAGAGAACTTCCCGAAAACTATCGCGATGTCGTCTATGCTCATTATTTAGAGGAAAAAAGTTATCAAGACATTGCTACTCAGCAAAAGGCCGAAGTCAAAACAATCGAAATGAAACTTTATCGTGCAAGAAAGTGGATTAAAAAACATTGGAAGGAGGAAGATTTCTTATGA
- a CDS encoding response regulator transcription factor, which produces MKIKIMIADDNSFIREGMKIILSTYEEFEVLATVNDGQEALDYCKKYEVDIALLDVRMPNMNGVEATKLICEQTKTKPLILTTFDDDEYILDAVKNGAKGYLLKNNDPERIRDAIKSVYNGHTVMQDVVLDKIKSNLLENKEAELKIDKNMFTERELGIIALIAKGFSNKEISKQLFISEGTIANYITSILGKTGLEHRTQIAIYYLTGKVD; this is translated from the coding sequence ATGAAAATAAAAATAATGATAGCGGATGATAACTCTTTTATTAGAGAGGGCATGAAAATTATATTAAGTACATACGAAGAATTTGAAGTACTAGCAACGGTAAATGATGGTCAAGAAGCTCTAGATTATTGTAAAAAATATGAGGTGGATATTGCGCTGTTAGATGTTCGTATGCCAAATATGAATGGTGTGGAAGCTACGAAATTAATTTGTGAGCAAACAAAAACAAAACCGTTGATCTTAACTACATTTGATGATGATGAATATATTTTGGATGCAGTGAAAAACGGGGCAAAAGGTTATCTATTAAAAAATAACGATCCGGAACGAATCCGCGATGCGATAAAAAGCGTTTATAACGGACATACTGTCATGCAAGATGTGGTGCTAGATAAAATTAAGTCAAACTTACTTGAAAATAAAGAAGCAGAGCTCAAAATAGATAAAAATATGTTCACAGAAAGAGAACTTGGTATTATCGCTCTTATTGCAAAAGGATTTTCTAATAAAGAAATTTCAAAACAGCTTTTTATATCAGAAGGGACAATTGCGAACTACATTACGTCAATTCTTGGTAAAACGGGACTTGAGCATCGTACGCAAATCGCAATTTACTATTTAACAGGAAAAGTGGACTAG